A genomic window from Aquila chrysaetos chrysaetos chromosome 21, bAquChr1.4, whole genome shotgun sequence includes:
- the HDX gene encoding highly divergent homeobox isoform X4, with translation MSSKSAVESGGTPPGTVPTTPSVPPEAAVRNVVNIARSQSQQSSWTSSNNDVIVTGIYSPASSSGRQGSTKQTNASMADIHKTSIPRLPGKSDTEFQQQHIPIGRQVPHCKNASLLVGEKTIILSRQTSVLNSANSIYSHTKKSYGGSSVQTAELVLPQKPMICHRPCKAEPVGCQRLQKPEHAALASHVPPGQRANTRDPSCSTQNLEIREVFSLAVTDQPQRIVGGSAAQKHCSVEGSCLSIAMETGDVDDEYAREEELASMGAQIQSYSRYCESSSSVRVENQSAALSGPGRNVSCSSQMVNARDVPDNILYHNRDYHLPARTSLHTTSNTLYNSANPSRSTFSPHFTSSSQLRLSQNQNNYQISGNLTVPWITGCSRKRALQDRTQFSDRDLATLKKYWDNGMTSLGSVCREKIEAVAAELNVDCEIVRTWIGNRRRKYRLMGIEVPPPRGGPADFSDQSEFVSKSALNPGEETATEVGDDNDRNDEVSICLSEGSSQEETNEALQNEEIGHKDDDQNPVSTDNVKIEIIDDEESDMISNSEVDQMSSLLDYKNEEVRFIENELENHKQKYFELQTFTRSLILAIKSDDKEQQQALLSDLPPELEEMDFNHASPEPDDTSFSLSSLSEKNASDSL, from the exons ATGAGCAGCAAGAGTGCTGTAGAATCTGGAGGCACTCCCCCAGGGACTGTCCCTACTACTCCCTCAGTACCTCCAGAAGCAGCAGTTAGAAATGTGGTAAATATTGCTCGATCCCAAAGTCAGCAGTCTTCTTGGACCTCTTCTAATAACGATGTAATAGTTACTGGTATATACAGTCCTGCTAGTTCATCTGGTAGGCAAGGATCCACCAAACAGACAAATGCTTCAATGGCAGACATACATAAAACCTCTATTCCACGACTACCAGGAAAAAGTGATACAgagtttcagcagcagcacatcccTATAGGACGACAAGTACCACATTGTAAAAATGCTTCCCTATTAGTAGGGGAAAAGACTATTATTTTATCTAGGCAAACAAGCGTACTGAATTCTGCGAACTCCATATATAGTCACACTAAAAAAAGCTATGGTGGTTCTTCAGTCCAGACCGCAGAGTTGGTGTTACCTCAGAAACCGATGATATGTCACAGACCCTGTAAAGCTGAACCCGTGGGCTGTCAAAGGTTACAAAAACCAGAACATGCAGCTCTCGCATCGCATGTGCCCCCTGGACAAAGGGCTAATACCAGGGACCCTTCTTGTAGCACGCAAAACCTGGAAATACGTGAAGTGTTTTCTCTGGCAGTTACAGATCAACCTCAAAGAATTGTGGGAGGAAGTGCAGCGCAGAAGCATTGCTCGGTGGAAGGCAGCTGTCTGTCCATTGCGATGGAAACTGGAGACGTGGATGACGAATATGCTAGAGAAGAAGAACTAGCATCCATGGGAGCACAAATACAAAGCTATTCAAGATactgtgaaagcagcagctctgttcGAGTAGAGAACCAAAGTGCAGCCTTGTCCGGGCCAGGGAGAAATGTGAGCTGTAGTTCACAGATGGTGAATGCCAGGGACGTGCCTGACAATATTCTGTATCATAACAGAGACTACCATTTGCCTGCACGGACCTCATTACACACAACATCCAATACATTATATAACAGTGCTAATCCATCAAGAAGTaccttttctcctcattttaCATCTTCAAGTCAACTGAGGCtgtcacaaaaccaaaataattacCAG ATTTCAGGAAACCTTACTGTGCCTTGGATTACAGGTTGTTCCAGAAAAAGAGCA TTACAGGACCGTACACAATTTAGTGACCGAGACTTAGCTACCCTAAAGAAATACTGGGACAATGGCATGACCAGCCTGGGCTCagtctgcagagagaaaattgaagctgtggctgcagaaTTAAATGTTGACTGTGAAATAGTGCGG ACTTGGATTGGGAATCGAAGACGGAAATATCGTTTAATGGGGATTGAGGTCCCACCCCCTAGAGGAGGTCCTGCTGATTTCTCTGATCAATCTGAATTTGTTTCTAAATCAGCACTTAATCCAGGAGAGGAAACTGCTACTGAAGTGGGGGATGATAATGATAGGAATGATGAAGTATCAATCTGCTTATCTGAAGGAAGCTCACAAG aagagaCAAATGAAGCTCTTCAAAATGAGGAAATCGGTCACAAAGATGATGACCAGAATCCAGTATCTACTGATAATGTG aaaatagaaattatagATGATGAAGAAAGTGATATGATAAGTAATTCTGAAGTGGATCAAATGAGTTCTCTTTTGGATTATAAG AATGAAGAAGTCAGATTCATTGAGAATGAGTTGGAGAATcacaaacagaagtattttgaacTACAGACATTTACTCGGAGTTTGATACTTGCTATTAAATCAGATGataaagaacagcagcag GCACTGCTCTCAGACTTACCTCCTGAATTAGAAGAAATGGATTTCAATCATGCATCCCCAGAGCCTGATGATACCTCATTCAGCTTGTCGTCTTTATCGGAGAAAAATGCCTCAGACagtttgtga
- the HDX gene encoding highly divergent homeobox isoform X3, giving the protein MNLRSVFTVEQQRILQRYYENGMTNQSKNCFQLILQCAQETKLDFSVVRTWVGNKRRKMSSKSAVESGGTPPGTVPTTPSVPPEAAVRNVVNIARSQSQQSSWTSSNNDVIVTGIYSPASSSGRQGSTKQTNASMADIHKTSIPRLPGKSDTEFQQQHIPIGRQVPHCKNASLLVGEKTIILSRQTSVLNSANSIYSHTKKSYGGSSVQTAELVLPQKPMICHRPCKAEPVGCQRLQKPEHAALASHVPPGQRANTRDPSCSTQNLEIREVFSLAVTDQPQRIVGGSAAQKHCSVEGSCLSIAMETGDVDDEYAREEELASMGAQIQSYSRYCESSSSVRVENQSAALSGPGRNVSCSSQMVNARDVPDNILYHNRDYHLPARTSLHTTSNTLYNSANPSRSTFSPHFTSSSQLRLSQNQNNYQISGNLTVPWITGCSRKRALQDRTQFSDRDLATLKKYWDNGMTSLGSVCREKIEAVAAELNVDCEIVRTWIGNRRRKYRLMGIEVPPPRGGPADFSDQSEFVSKSALNPGEETATEVGDDNDRNDEVSICLSEGSSQEETNEALQNEEIGHKDDDQNPVSTDNVKIEIIDDEESDMISNSEVDQMSSLLDYKNEEVRFIENELENHKQKYFELQTFTRSLILAIKSDDKEQQQALLSDLPPELEEMDFNHASPEPDDTSFSLSSLSEKNASDSL; this is encoded by the exons ACGTGGGTTGGCAATAAACGAAGGAAGATGAGCAGCAAGAGTGCTGTAGAATCTGGAGGCACTCCCCCAGGGACTGTCCCTACTACTCCCTCAGTACCTCCAGAAGCAGCAGTTAGAAATGTGGTAAATATTGCTCGATCCCAAAGTCAGCAGTCTTCTTGGACCTCTTCTAATAACGATGTAATAGTTACTGGTATATACAGTCCTGCTAGTTCATCTGGTAGGCAAGGATCCACCAAACAGACAAATGCTTCAATGGCAGACATACATAAAACCTCTATTCCACGACTACCAGGAAAAAGTGATACAgagtttcagcagcagcacatcccTATAGGACGACAAGTACCACATTGTAAAAATGCTTCCCTATTAGTAGGGGAAAAGACTATTATTTTATCTAGGCAAACAAGCGTACTGAATTCTGCGAACTCCATATATAGTCACACTAAAAAAAGCTATGGTGGTTCTTCAGTCCAGACCGCAGAGTTGGTGTTACCTCAGAAACCGATGATATGTCACAGACCCTGTAAAGCTGAACCCGTGGGCTGTCAAAGGTTACAAAAACCAGAACATGCAGCTCTCGCATCGCATGTGCCCCCTGGACAAAGGGCTAATACCAGGGACCCTTCTTGTAGCACGCAAAACCTGGAAATACGTGAAGTGTTTTCTCTGGCAGTTACAGATCAACCTCAAAGAATTGTGGGAGGAAGTGCAGCGCAGAAGCATTGCTCGGTGGAAGGCAGCTGTCTGTCCATTGCGATGGAAACTGGAGACGTGGATGACGAATATGCTAGAGAAGAAGAACTAGCATCCATGGGAGCACAAATACAAAGCTATTCAAGATactgtgaaagcagcagctctgttcGAGTAGAGAACCAAAGTGCAGCCTTGTCCGGGCCAGGGAGAAATGTGAGCTGTAGTTCACAGATGGTGAATGCCAGGGACGTGCCTGACAATATTCTGTATCATAACAGAGACTACCATTTGCCTGCACGGACCTCATTACACACAACATCCAATACATTATATAACAGTGCTAATCCATCAAGAAGTaccttttctcctcattttaCATCTTCAAGTCAACTGAGGCtgtcacaaaaccaaaataattacCAG ATTTCAGGAAACCTTACTGTGCCTTGGATTACAGGTTGTTCCAGAAAAAGAGCA TTACAGGACCGTACACAATTTAGTGACCGAGACTTAGCTACCCTAAAGAAATACTGGGACAATGGCATGACCAGCCTGGGCTCagtctgcagagagaaaattgaagctgtggctgcagaaTTAAATGTTGACTGTGAAATAGTGCGG ACTTGGATTGGGAATCGAAGACGGAAATATCGTTTAATGGGGATTGAGGTCCCACCCCCTAGAGGAGGTCCTGCTGATTTCTCTGATCAATCTGAATTTGTTTCTAAATCAGCACTTAATCCAGGAGAGGAAACTGCTACTGAAGTGGGGGATGATAATGATAGGAATGATGAAGTATCAATCTGCTTATCTGAAGGAAGCTCACAAG aagagaCAAATGAAGCTCTTCAAAATGAGGAAATCGGTCACAAAGATGATGACCAGAATCCAGTATCTACTGATAATGTG aaaatagaaattatagATGATGAAGAAAGTGATATGATAAGTAATTCTGAAGTGGATCAAATGAGTTCTCTTTTGGATTATAAG AATGAAGAAGTCAGATTCATTGAGAATGAGTTGGAGAATcacaaacagaagtattttgaacTACAGACATTTACTCGGAGTTTGATACTTGCTATTAAATCAGATGataaagaacagcagcag GCACTGCTCTCAGACTTACCTCCTGAATTAGAAGAAATGGATTTCAATCATGCATCCCCAGAGCCTGATGATACCTCATTCAGCTTGTCGTCTTTATCGGAGAAAAATGCCTCAGACagtttgtga